In the Phaseolus vulgaris cultivar G19833 chromosome 7, P. vulgaris v2.0, whole genome shotgun sequence genome, one interval contains:
- the LOC137829616 gene encoding glutathione S-transferase F13, whose product MALKLYGLPMSTNTTRVMICLHEKEVDFELVPVNVFSAEHKQPPFLSKNPFGLIPVLEDGELTLFESRAITAYVAEKFKETGPDLIRHKDAKEGAVVKVWTEVEAHYYEPAVSPIIYEHFVAPFQGKEPDKSVIDSNVEKLKKVLDVYEAKLSSTKYLAGEFYSLADLSHVSETHYLMQTPCASMITERPHVKAWWEDISSRPAFNKVEGGMTFGKNQE is encoded by the exons atggCACTCAAGCTTTATGGTCTTCCTATGTCCACAAACACCACCCGTGTCATGATCTGTCTCCATGAGAAAGAGGTGGATTTTGAACTTGTTCCAGTCAATGTGTTCAGTGCTGAGCATAAACAGCCTCCTTTTCTCTCTAAGAAT CCCTTTGGTTTGATTCCAGTACTCGAAGACGGTGAACTCACTCTTTTTG AGTCCAGGGCCATTACTGCATACGTAGCAGAAAAGTTCAAGGAAACAGGACCTGATCTGATAAGGCACAAGGACGCAAAAGAAGGTGCAGTGGTGAAGGTGTGGACGGAGGTAGAGGCTCACTACTACGAGCCAGCAGTGTCACCCATTATCTACGAGCACTTTGTGGCCCCTTTCCAAGGCAAAGAACCGGACAAGTCAGTGATTGACAGCAACGTTGAGAAGCTGAAGAAGGTGCTGGATGTGTACGAGGCGAAGCTGAGCAGCACTAAGTACCTTGCTGGGGAGTTTTATAGCCTTGCTGATCTTAGCCATGTCTCTGAAACTCACTACTTAATGCAGACCCCTTGTGCTTCCATGATCACTGAGCGTCCCCATGTAAAGGCTTGGTGGGAAGATATCTCTTCAAGGCCTGCTTTCAACAAGGTTGAGGGAGGAATGACTTTTGGAAAGAATCAAGAATGA